The Eleginops maclovinus isolate JMC-PN-2008 ecotype Puerto Natales chromosome 6, JC_Emac_rtc_rv5, whole genome shotgun sequence DNA segment CTCCCATCTCAGCCCTACACGTCCCTGACTTCCTGCCCGAGAAAAAAGTTTTCCTCGCAGCCCGCAACTTTGAGGCGAATCAATAACTTTTTCACGGATACAGCCAGTCGATCCAGACTGCTTCGTTTCTCGGGCTACTTCTTTTTCgtttgaagaaaacaaaaagtcatCGATATTATGGAGGTTGTGAAGAAGAAAATCCAAAGCCTCCAGCAACAAGTTGATGAGGCAGAAGACCGTGCACTGGCAGTACAAAGGGAGTTGGACACTGAACGGGAACAGCGTGAAAAAGTGagataattaaacatttatccAACTTCagtcacatttttactttatatcaACTTTTTGAGCATCTTTTATTGTGGTTTGTAAGTAATTCAAACGCTCACTGTCAGTGATAATGAGACACACAACGCCCCTGTAAAGAATTTCGACCTTTTCATGCGTGTCCGATTGgatttttttgccatttttatcTTAAAATGTGTCAATATGGTAATTTTAGAGGTTTATTGTAGGAAATAGAATATTTGTGAAGAGATTGCTTATCAAACTTTTGTTCGGCTGCGTTATTTAACTTTAACCCGCTTAGATCTGCCTTAAACCACCACCAAATGCAACGACAGCTTCAGTAGATTATTACATTAACCGTCAGCGTGGTTGCTTAAGGTGTGGCAGGTTAAACACGTCTTTCAAAGCTtggattcccccccccccccccccaatttaTATCAAAGACTGTATTGTCAATCATCTATTATTCCTTTTGCTGATCGCACTTTGagctttttttctgaataaCTTTTGACACATATTAGGAGCTGGAATCCCTCCTCTACACAGGAAAAAGAGCGCATACGTGGTTATCTCTGATATCAGTCCCACAGGAAACAGGCCCAGAAGAGGCAATCTGTCGTCTCCCAAAcgtacattaaaaaaaaaagtcaggcCAGATGTTCCACTTCAGATATTTAGGGGTTAGGTTTGCCACCCTGTTTTTCTGCATCAGCAGTTTTCAAAGTACCTTGTCTGGATGCAAAGTCCAGAACTCATCAGGGAGgttgaaagtgaaaacaaatacatggaAGAAATCTGACTCATTGGACAGGAGGATAAAGTGAAATATAACCATACACAGAGAGTCTTGTGATTGGTCCCAGAGAATTTAggcataattaaataataatccatAAAACACTCTTTATATTGAGATCAAGAAACAAGTATAAACTGATTACACATTACTCTGACCGCAGTATCAAGGAGGCATTGccacagaaacaaagagacagtttaaaaaaaatacatgatatGAGTTGGTTGTATAGTTTGTTTCCAGTGTGCAGCTTGGACCATTCTCCGCAGTATCCTTCCTCTTGAGGCAGCAGCTGGTTTCCTGGCTGACCTGTGACCTCTTTTCCtctgtattgtgtttgtgtaggcAGAGAGCGATGTGGCATCTTTGAACCGCAGGATCCAGCTGGTGGAAGAGGAGCTGGACCGCGCTCAGGAGAGACTGGCCACAGCCCTGCAGAAACTGGAGGAGGCTGAGAAGGCTGCAGATGAGAGTGAAAGGTGAAAATCAACACAGACTGCAGTCATTTTACACGAACCACAAAATTGTATAAGTATATCATCTACAATATTAGAAAACATATCATCTCATAGCTACAAGGGTCCCCCGTTTTGATCAGTAAGGAGCAGCGAAGAAGAGCCTCGCGGTAAGACTTAGTATGCACACACATTAGTTGTAGTATTTCAAGAAGATATAGCTTCTAGTTTTGGAAAAACAATACTGGATAGGTTTTAAATGTATCTCCATGGGATGTTAGGTCAAATTTGATTTTACTGCACGAGAAAGCTACAAAATTAGAGCAAAGTAAGCATAACTATATACCACAATTTATCAAATGCTATATAaggatacaaaaataattaaaggatTGAAGAAATTCCACATCCAATGTTAGATTTGAATAGCTATTTCAAATATCACCTTGATTCAACAATCCTGTAATGACTATGAGTTATACAGATGTTAGCGTCGGTATGTCCAGTGACACTTAAGAGCTCATTTGTTGCTTTTATGGAGAGTCCTGTCACCTGCATTATTCTTAGACCCCAACCACAGAAATGAACACAAAGGCAACTTGTGGTAACTTTAACTGTCCTTTTGAACTACAagtctgtttctctgtgatcATCAGAGGCATGAAGGTGATTGAGAACAGAGCCATGAAAGAcgaggagaagatggagatcCAGGAAATGCAGCTCAAAGAAGCCAAACACATTGCTGAGGAGGCGGACCGCAAATACGAGGAGGTATAAATCAAGCAGATTCCATATCAGCTCATTTCCAGATTGCAGATGTCATTTatgttaactttaaaaaatatatttttgatgtCAGGTTGCCCGTAAACTGGTCATCCTCGAGGGCGAGCTggagagagcagaagagagggCCGAAATTGCAGAAGTgtaaggagaaaaaggagaaatggGAGATGTTTAATGCATGTTTCCCAGCATCATTACATTGTTACCCAGATACCAAGTAAACATCAATCATGTTCAGAAAATTCAGTTGTGCTTCCTCTATTCATACAGTAAGTGTGCTGACCTGGAAGAAGAGCTGAAGAACGTCACCAACAACCTCAAGTCGCTAGAGGCTCAGTCTGATAAGGTAAGTGTCGTTAATCTCTCTGGAGCAGCAGTGCTGTACCAGCCGCTCTTATCTTAaagacattttcacacattcacaacCACTCAGCCGttcccctgcagcagcagaacatatttaatacattaaCTAAGTAGAGGAAGTGTTACCCATTTAATTGCCCTGCATCAACACGCCTATTCTGAGACAAATATGTGTCAATGCTCACAACAGATATTGAGAGAGAGGATTCAAAGGCTATATTTTTATAGTCCCAATAGCTACAGCGTAGTTGTTGGCAGTGGAAAAACTTCCATgttccttaaaaaatgtatcatatttAAAACGGAACAAAGGACATCAATTTGggctttaaaatgtagtttcacAATTAAAACTGTGCTATTTATTGTGTTTGCAATGAATTGACTCTCCTTTTCCGGCTCTATAGTACTCTGAGAAGGAAGACAAATATGAGGAGGAGATTAAAATCCTGAGCGACAGACTTAAGGAGGTAAGTTCAGGACCACTAGAGCTATTTTCTCTGAGGGAAtctgtttcaaaatgtattaatatctttactttttttaaaggccGAAACCCGTGCAGAATTCGCAGAGAGGACAGTGACTAAACTGGAAAAGACCATAGATGACTTGGAAGGTACActtcattttaattattgttttcgATCCTTTAGTGACTGTTCTTTACACAACCTTCTTCAATCTTTAATTTTCTCATTCTTAATCTCTGATCTGATTTTTCTCCAAACTCCTCCTGATTTTCCATCCTGGTCTTCAAAATGTCTGCCCTGTCCTCCACCTGCTTTCCTGTCTCACCTTCAGATGAACTGTATACTCAGAAACTGAAATTCAAGGCTATCAGCGAGGAGCTGGATAATGCCCTCAATGATATGAACACCTTGTAAACGTTGCATTTAGCAATGTTTCCACTTTCTCTTTGTCACTTCTTCCCTGATTTAAAGCActttctcttttactttctGTTATTGCACTCGCTTTCCCTTGTTCCTTTTTTGTTAAACTAAAgctaaataaagatattttctctctccttacTGTCTACTGTCATTTCAGTTAAGCCTGCTCTTCACCTCTTTCTAGCTGTAATATTTCATATTCATTATTCATGTGCCATCATGAAAAGGCATTTGTAAGGTTACTTCTTGCATACAAACGTATTTTTTGTTATGCCCGTCGGCTTTAAACCGATTTTTATTGGCATTCATGTAATCAGTTAATCTGCTCACTAACCCTGCCATTGTATTTCAACATCTGCTGTTTCTATTACAGAGAACCTATCAAAAGAGAAAGAGCAAAACCTAGGAATGCAGAAAGTCCTGGAACAAACGCTGCAGGATCTCAATAGCTTGTAAAATGCCAAGAACaacaccaaacaaataaaaaaaactaacatttgttttgtaaaagatATTTTCTACATGCCATCCATTCCCTGTAATTCCTCTCTCTATTCCTGGTTGTTAAAAACATGTACACCTTTTATATTTatggttctttttttcttccccacttttttttattaatggtTATGGGTCCAAATGATAATCAGTTTGGGTGCTGGAAATTGTGTTGTAGACCAAACTCTGAGCGCAAATAAAACTGATGATGAAATGAGTTTTGTGTTatgttgactgtgtgtgtgtgtgtgtgcaccataTTGCATGTGTTTTCGTACCCCCAGGCATTTTCAACAGCAGAAGGAGCTCACCCTTTAATTTACATGTGCTAACATGCACAGCATCTCCTGTGTACTCTGCAAAGATGGGCAATTCTTTAAACCCAAAACTGAAGTTACTTCTTAGCTGCAAGTCTTCCTGATACCTCAAcagtaatgtaatttaatgatgttttttttattataaagggGTCAATTTCATCTCATTAACCACAGCAATCATATGACCAGATAACCGTAATGTTAAAGATGACTTTGTCCTAAAAACAGAAGATGTCAATTGTTTGAATATCATAAATTAAGAACTCGTCATTAGGatgtttattgccaagtaggttttcACTGATCAAGAAATCTGCCTTGATGTTTGTTGTATGAATGTAACATTACAGGATTCAAATGCATGCACATACTGCTAAAGATAAGAACATATTCACGTGTTAGAATTAGGGGTTATTATCTGATAGATAATACTATCGTTATATAAAATGGGCTCTTTTATAATGGTATCAGTGCATTCATAAAGTGAATCTGTAATCAGGTCATTAtttaaagtcattaaattaCTGGTACATAAAAAACCATTTGTAATGCATTATAAAATACTATTATGATACAACCTTTTTCATAccaaatatcttggtttcttttttttctaaggtaacattgttctgttgtcttacataatactcttaagtatttatattttgtttctatatttatttgcaTGGCATTTAATTTTGAGGAaatccaaaagtaacattttttcCAGTTAATAAGCTATTTTAacgaaatacatttttaaacctaCCTTACCTAGAGATTCAATGGCTTGATTGTCATTATATGCACAGTAgtacagagggtggtgaaaactgctcagcacatcaccaggacggagctgccatccatggaggacctctacacccagcggtgtaggaagaaggccggtaggatattaaaggacccccatcacccagtctgctgccgtctggcagacggtaccgcagcatccggaccaagaccaccagactcagggacagttttataccacaggctataagactgctgaactcctgagctctgtttatagtacacacatacatatatatgtatattatacacatctgccatacatatcgtataatacacatatctatatattatacatatctgccatatacatctgttatacataatatatgcatctgtccatacctcttcattcaacagtgtaaagcaggggttttcaaccggtggtccgcggacccctggtggtccgcggcggcattgcatgtggtccgtgacaagagcctatgttgatcagttcaccattgtttttttttaatataaattcgctttgatatttcaacacatttccagaataccgttacatatcgtgaaaaatatgtttaaaataatataaaggaaattcaagctgacagaatgtagccttgcgcctatccagtctatggtagcctgtgattcgctaatggtaatgagttgcgtcgctaacctcacttattattcattacgtacagtcttgcgagcaaagttgacacacatttataagcatagccgacgagagtattttaagataggttgtagtacagcaaacatttgttacatatgtactagtctagctatatatctagcaccaatggatcgttttgtagtgaggaaagtgccagagggacaggctgccatgacagagggtcaggctgccacgacagagggacaggccgccacgatagggcaaggacaggcttccgaagcgtcaacttcgcaaaaaagacgaaaaagaaaatacaatgaggaatatgttaaatatggattcacagtgacgacagacagagcaggagaggaggtaccactgtgtttcgtatgttcaacaattctctgtaatgaagctatgaagccgtcgaaacttacgcggcatatggagacgcatcacgtccacttgaaggccaaacccgttgagtacatgcaacagatgttgcgtgatttcaaaggacagcaggctaccatgaggaagagtgcaaaaataaatgaaaacgcactgaaagcatcgtatctggtcgctctcagggttgcaaaaagtaagaagccccataccattgcagagcagcttatattgccagcagccatagatatgtgcagagctatggtaagcgaagaatgtgccaacaaattaaaaactattccgttgtcagacaacacaatcggaagacgaattggggaaatggcaaatgatgtcaaagaccagctgatggcaaaacttcagacagttctgttttcccttcaaatcgacgagacgacagatgttactaatgatgcgcaactgttaacatttgtgcgatacgaggacagtggcactatgtgcgaggaatttcttttttgcaaaccactgcccgggcgaactaccggtgtagaaatatttaaagcactggacgattttttcacggagcacaatatctcgtggcagaggtgcgttgcattatgcagcgatggggcccgagccatgagtggcagcaagactggactgtttgcgcatgtaaggagggtggctccgggggtaatttggacacactgcctgattcatagagaggctctcgcctccaaagatctcagtgttgagctcagtggtgtgtttgatgtcgttgtcaagacggtcaacttcataaaacgaaacgcattgaatacacgcctgttttcatccctatgccatgacttgggaagtgaacacagctctctcctttatcattcagaggtgcgttggctgtctcgcggcgctgtgctcgcccgtgtgtttgaactacgcggagctatctacgagttcttgtgcgagaagcattctgatctggcttccaatttcaacgatagttactggttaactaagctggcgtacctcacagatgtttttgcagagctgaacaagttgaacagctccatgcaagggagagatgcaaacgtcatgcagctctacgagaagctcgacgcatttgtgaaaaaaatgtcaaagtggatcgaacgagtggagagcaataacttggcgatgtttccttcagttgaggaataccctgacagcactgacatcaacgacactatatgtgagcatttgaggaagcttgtgcgtcaattcgcaaagtacttcactgattcggaagagtggcgccgtgacagcaagtggatcctgctcccattcagtgacgatgcatcagtagggtcaagtctgacggctgtggaagaggataagctggttgagatgtccacagactctgtcaggaggcatatgtacgacacacagccccttgttaaattctggataagttgccagacagaatttccacagcttgctgcaaaagcaatgaggtgtcttttgccctttccaaccacatacctgtgtgagagtggtttttctacactggcgtacttaaagaataagtacagggctaggcttgatccagagaatgacatgagactgtctctgtctaccatttcgccacgaatagacaggctgtgtggacttcaccacgcccagatatcacactgacaggtaggcctaattctcccatgttttcactgttacgaccctggcgggtttaggccccgccctgtgttaatggtaagcctgttctctctccctgcttttctcaatctctctctgcttttctcaatctctctgtctctacagcaggtgattggtgacaggtctgtcctggctgggttataaaagccctgaccagccagcagttgaggctgccttggtcttcatttgttggattttggttctccggtgttgttggatttttgttctccgttgttgttttgtcacacacctagactgactttgcatgacatttttagttacttttcccaatactgaattgcacaacactttattattctttattctttctttaaaataatctttaatttaatttaatttaataaatctacttttattattataaaatctgcgtggcctctctttcatgtttcatgcattgagctatgcatgtaacaccaaatacacacgcgcacgcgcaggcacatcagtgggccgcggattgctttctagtccgaatggtggtccctgggacaaaaccagttgaaaacccctggtgtaaagtatttaaatactctcaatgtattccacatatgtatatatttcacatccttaaatctttattgttggtattgtaaatattcttctctctttttgcactattttatttatcttatttgcaccatgtatgttgagttgttggaggagcatgggatataagattttcattgccaacatatacagtacgttgtatatgctgtgcatatgacaaataaaaccttgaaatgaAGTagataattgttgtttttgcaacGGACATCTTAAGTCTGAGGCTCTTTCAACTATGCATCATAagtataagacataaaacataaagaaagagcaaaaaagaaacagaatagaAGAAAAGATGGTGCAAGAGAATGTTTTAAATAACCAGTGTTCAAGTAATGCAGGAGAAGTAAAGAATATACATGTAAAACAATAAGATGGTGCTAAACacatattgtaaaattaaatagtgtacaggaataaaatactgtttgttgtaataataaattaatacaaTATAAGTATACGAACAAAGGAAAGCATTCACGTCTAAGTACCTCAAAAATGTGGACTTTGCCATTTGGGTTAacacaggggtgtccaaactttttttcaccgagggccacatacagaaaaatacacagagaTCAGGACCACTTATACAGGTGAATATTGCCttataagttaagttataagctagcaaaacaaatcaaatgtaggtgaataatgtgcgatactttcaaatggtttaaggaaaaaaacagcctatatcccgtctgtctttagggtttcatttatttttgttggcagctcattccttaaaacagaagcctcagattgcttgtaataacagtaaatatgaaggcTCAATTTCAAGGTTATTATAGAAacaagttattgggcttttttttaatcaactaagatttgttgactgaaattatttgaaaattgggctcattaacacatgaatactgtgtcatatatttgaacatatatatttgagaagtacaatataagacaagcaagaGTTTAATTTGTAGGTTGGACACCCCTGGGTTAACACTTCCTACACTGCAGACGGATACAGCGACTGAAGGGAGTAAACGCCCACTGCTGACAGTTATAAGCTGCAGGGGGATTCCGGGCCAACAGAGGGCGTCATTTCAGTACATCCACATCACTGGTTCGCCGGGCGGGATTTCCGCAATAATATCAAGTATGGCGAAGACATACGACTATTTGTTTAAATTACTATTAATCGGCGACTCTGGAGTCGGGAAGACCTGTGTCCTCTTCAGGTTTTCAGAAGACGCCTTCAACTCCACGTTTATCTCAACCATAGGTACGGATTTAATAATGTACACTGTGTCTTTCCGTCTGTTTACAATGGTCCGTGTCACGGGCTCCGTCTACTCGCTGGAATGCTAGCTATGCTACGTTTCCGGCTGAAAGTAGTTGacctttttcattaaaaaagactGTTTTGTTCTTTTAGATGTCGTTGATGTAATGTTACTCGCGCATATGAGATGGTACGGGAACATATCGTGACCTATGTGTTTTAAGGGAGGCTGAGAAATGTGTAGAAACGTGAGTTTCATTGTAATTTCTTGCCGGGTGGCTCGCCTTGCTAGCGGACGTTGCGGTTAGCCAAATAGCTTTAGCGCTTAAGGGTTCTGTCTACACCCCGGTATGACACCGGAAAACCTTACATGTCGCACATTTTAATGGTTAATTTAACCATGATAGTGTCGCTTTTGTTATTTGTATGCTGTTATTAATGCTATAGGACATGATAAGACGCCAAGACACCATGTATTACATTTCCAcaagtgtctttttttcccttttctatCGCAGTAGGGTCGGCCAATGTTTGACAGGTAGCAAACTATCGCTATGATTGACATACATCATACTTCTTTATCCCTCTAGGCATTGATTTCAAGATTAGGACCATAGAGCTTGACGGCAAGAAGATAAAGTTACAGATATGGTAAGTCGATCGTTATTTTATGACTTTATTCAGAACCTTTGAGTCTCTAGCAGTGTCAATATTTGATCAGTAAAGTGCGGTGGCACCCACTTGATTCAAGGAAACGTTAGTGGTTAGATGTACAGTAGAACGCTTAAAAgtaattacaattaaaacattcTGGATATAAAGTCGTGCAGTTATTGTAAGATGTATGTACATGTTCTTAAAGGTCATTTTAGCAgaatttatttcacttttatctATAATGTGTTACTTTATAGTCTACAAAATTAATGAATCCAAAGCCAACCTCTACAATGACCACTACATAGGATAACTGGACACCTTTCTGCTGTACttgtttattgaaaaaaaagtccataTAAACCTTAAATTGCTGGCATACAGTTAAATAATGATTTTTACAAAGCCTTTTCCACACTTTTTATGCAAGTAATTTAAAAACGCGTTTCATATTTATTCTTCATATAACTTTCTGATACATTGACATACTTTTGTTGTTTCTCAGGGATACGGCTGGCCAGGAACGCTTCCGAACAATCACAACAGCCTACTACAGAGGAGCTATGGTGGGTGTCGTACACAAACCCTCTCCTCCTTGAAGGCACAGCTCTGTTGCTTTGATTCTCTcaacacatttgattttttgttttttctcagggCATCATGCTTGTCTACGACATCACCAACGAGAAGTCATTTGAAAATATCAAGAACTGGATAAGGAACATAGAGGAGGTAATAACTGGCTCAAATATGTCCTATTTCATCTGCTTGCTTCTT contains these protein-coding regions:
- the LOC134865841 gene encoding tropomyosin alpha-4 chain-like isoform X4 — encoded protein: MEVVKKKIQSLQQQVDEAEDRALAVQRELDTEREQREKAESDVASLNRRIQLVEEELDRAQERLATALQKLEEAEKAADESERGMKVIENRAMKDEEKMEIQEMQLKEAKHIAEEADRKYEEVARKLVILEGELERAEERAEIAEVKCADLEEELKNVTNNLKSLEAQSDKYSEKEDKYEEEIKILSDRLKEAETRAEFAERTVTKLEKTIDDLEDELYTQKLKFKAISEELDNALNDMNTL
- the LOC134865841 gene encoding tropomyosin alpha-4 chain-like isoform X3, producing the protein MEVVKKKIQSLQQQVDEAEDRALAVQRELDTEREQREKAESDVASLNRRIQLVEEELDRAQERLATALQKLEEAEKAADESERGMKVIENRAMKDEEKMEIQEMQLKEAKHIAEEADRKYEEVARKLVILEGELERAEERAEIAEVKCADLEEELKNVTNNLKSLEAQSDKYSEKEDKYEEEIKILSDRLKEAETRAEFAERTVTKLEKTIDDLEENLSKEKEQNLGMQKVLEQTLQDLNSL
- the LOC134865841 gene encoding tropomyosin alpha-1 chain-like isoform X1, which translates into the protein MEAIKKKMQMLKLDKENALDRAEQAESDQKAAEDKCKLLEDELLAMQKKLKGTEDELDKYSEALKDAQEKLELSEKKATDAESDVASLNRRIQLVEEELDRAQERLATALQKLEEAEKAADESERGMKVIENRAMKDEEKMEIQEMQLKEAKHIAEEADRKYEEVARKLVILEGELERAEERAEIAEVKCADLEEELKNVTNNLKSLEAQSDKYSEKEDKYEEEIKILSDRLKEAETRAEFAERTVTKLEKTIDDLEENLSKEKEQNLGMQKVLEQTLQDLNSL
- the LOC134865841 gene encoding tropomyosin alpha-1 chain-like isoform X2; this translates as MEAIKKKMQMLKLDKENALDRAEQAESDQKAAEDKCKLLEDELLAMQKKLKGTEDELDKYSEALKDAQEKLELSEKKATDAESDVASLNRRIQLVEEELDRAQERLATALQKLEEAEKAADESERGMKVIENRAMKDEEKMEIQEMQLKEAKHIAEEADRKYEEVARKLVILEGELERAEERAEIAEVKCADLEEELKNVTNNLKSLEAQSDKYSEKEDKYEEEIKILSDRLKEAETRAEFAERTVTKLEKTIDDLEDELYTQKLKFKAISEELDNALNDMNTL
- the LOC134865641 gene encoding protein FAM200A-like produces the protein MVACDSLMVMSCVANLTYYSLRTVLRAKLTHIYKHSRREYFKIGCSTANICYICTSLAIYLAPMDRFVVRKVPEGQAAMTEGQAATTEGQAATIGQGQASEASTSQKRRKRKYNEEYVKYGFTVTTDRAGEEVPLCFVCSTILCNEAMKPSKLTRHMETHHVHLKAKPVEYMQQMLRDFKGQQATMRKSAKINENALKASYLVALRVAKSKKPHTIAEQLILPAAIDMCRAMVSEECANKLKTIPLSDNTIGRRIGEMANDVKDQLMAKLQTVLFSLQIDETTDVTNDAQLLTFVRYEDSGTMCEEFLFCKPLPGRTTGVEIFKALDDFFTEHNISWQRCVALCSDGARAMSGSKTGLFAHVRRVAPGVIWTHCLIHREALASKDLSVELSGVFDVVVKTVNFIKRNALNTRLFSSLCHDLGSEHSSLLYHSEVRWLSRGAVLARVFELRGAIYEFLCEKHSDLASNFNDSYWLTKLAYLTDVFAELNKLNSSMQGRDANVMQLYEKLDAFVKKMSKWIERVESNNLAMFPSVEEYPDSTDINDTICEHLRKLVRQFAKYFTDSEEWRRDSKWILLPFSDDASVGSSLTAVEEDKLVEMSTDSVRRHMYDTQPLVKFWISCQTEFPQLAAKAMRCLLPFPTTYLCESGFSTLAYLKNKYRARLDPENDMRLSLSTISPRIDRLCGLHHAQISH
- the LOC134865817 gene encoding ras-related protein Rab-8A-like, which encodes MAKTYDYLFKLLLIGDSGVGKTCVLFRFSEDAFNSTFISTIGIDFKIRTIELDGKKIKLQIWDTAGQERFRTITTAYYRGAMGIMLVYDITNEKSFENIKNWIRNIEEHASSDVEKMVLGNKCDINEKRQVSKDRGEKLALEYGIKFMETSAKANINVENSFLTLARDIKSKMDTKLEGNTPQGSSHGVKISEPQKKSSFFRCSLL